Proteins from a genomic interval of Phalacrocorax aristotelis chromosome 3, bGulAri2.1, whole genome shotgun sequence:
- the STMN4 gene encoding stathmin-4 isoform X2, which produces MTLAAYKEKMKELPLVSLFCSCFLSDHLNKPAYTYEADTVDLTWCVISDMEVIELNKRTSGQSFEVILKPPSFDGIPEFNASLPRRRDPSLEEIQKKLEAAEERRKYQEAELLKHLAEKREHEREVIQKAIEENNNFIKMAKEKLAQKMESNKENREAHLAAMLERLQEKVCSQPQHGRSHPHHLQLPPKHPFCKELAQCPSPNASASLGSEAESTR; this is translated from the exons ATGACTCTGGCTG CTTACAAAGAGAAGATGAAGGAGCTGCCTCTCGTCTCCCTCTTTTGCTCCTGTTTCCTCTCGGATCACCTAAACAAGCCGGCGTACACGTATGAAG CAGACACGGTAGACCTCACCTGGTGCGTCATCTCCGACATGGAAGTCATCGAGCTCAACAAGCGGACCTCGGGGCAATCCTTCGAGGTCATCCTGAAGCCCCCGTCGTTTGACGGCATCCCCGAGTTCAACGCCTCCCTGCCCCGGCGGCGCGACCCGTCCCTGGAGGAGATCCAGAAGAAGCTGGAGGcggcagaggagaggaggaag TACCAGGAGGCTGAGCTGCTGAAGCATCTGGCGGAGAAGCGGGAGCATGAGCGGGAGGTCATCCAGAAGGCCATCGAGGAGAACAACAACTTCATCAAAATGGCTAAAGAGAAGCTGGCGCAGAAGATGGAGTCCAACAAGGAGAACCGCGAGGCCCATTTAGCGGCCATGCTGGAGCGCTTGCAGGAGAAG GTCTGTTCCCAACCTCAGCACGGAAGGTCCCACCCTCACCACCTCCAGCTCCCTCCAAAACATCCCTTCTGCAAGGAGCTCGCCCAGTGCCCTTCTCCAAACGCCTCAGCTAGCCTTGGGTCAGAGGCAGAGAGCACGAGATAA
- the STMN4 gene encoding stathmin-4 isoform X4, whose protein sequence is MTLAAYKEKMKELPLVSLFCSCFLSDHLNKPAYTYEADTVDLTWCVISDMEVIELNKRTSGQSFEVILKPPSFDGIPEFNASLPRRRDPSLEEIQKKLEAAEERRKYQEAELLKHLAEKREHEREVIQKAIEENNNFIKMAKEKLAQKMESNKENREAHLAAMLERLQEKQVCSQPQHGRSHPHHLQLPPKHPFCKELAQCPSPNASASLGSEAESTR, encoded by the exons ATGACTCTGGCTG CTTACAAAGAGAAGATGAAGGAGCTGCCTCTCGTCTCCCTCTTTTGCTCCTGTTTCCTCTCGGATCACCTAAACAAGCCGGCGTACACGTATGAAG CAGACACGGTAGACCTCACCTGGTGCGTCATCTCCGACATGGAAGTCATCGAGCTCAACAAGCGGACCTCGGGGCAATCCTTCGAGGTCATCCTGAAGCCCCCGTCGTTTGACGGCATCCCCGAGTTCAACGCCTCCCTGCCCCGGCGGCGCGACCCGTCCCTGGAGGAGATCCAGAAGAAGCTGGAGGcggcagaggagaggaggaag TACCAGGAGGCTGAGCTGCTGAAGCATCTGGCGGAGAAGCGGGAGCATGAGCGGGAGGTCATCCAGAAGGCCATCGAGGAGAACAACAACTTCATCAAAATGGCTAAAGAGAAGCTGGCGCAGAAGATGGAGTCCAACAAGGAGAACCGCGAGGCCCATTTAGCGGCCATGCTGGAGCGCTTGCAGGAGAAG CAGGTCTGTTCCCAACCTCAGCACGGAAGGTCCCACCCTCACCACCTCCAGCTCCCTCCAAAACATCCCTTCTGCAAGGAGCTCGCCCAGTGCCCTTCTCCAAACGCCTCAGCTAGCCTTGGGTCAGAGGCAGAGAGCACGAGATAA
- the STMN4 gene encoding stathmin-4 isoform X1, whose protein sequence is MTLAAYKEKMKELPLVSLFCSCFLSDHLNKPAYTYEDTVDLTWCVISDMEVIELNKRTSGQSFEVILKPPSFDGIPEFNASLPRRRDPSLEEIQKKLEAAEERRKYQEAELLKHLAEKREHEREVIQKAIEENNNFIKMAKEKLAQKMESNKENREAHLAAMLERLQEKQVCSQPQHGRSHPHHLQLPPKHPFCKELAQCPSPNASASLGSEAESTR, encoded by the exons ATGACTCTGGCTG CTTACAAAGAGAAGATGAAGGAGCTGCCTCTCGTCTCCCTCTTTTGCTCCTGTTTCCTCTCGGATCACCTAAACAAGCCGGCGTACACGTATGAAG ACACGGTAGACCTCACCTGGTGCGTCATCTCCGACATGGAAGTCATCGAGCTCAACAAGCGGACCTCGGGGCAATCCTTCGAGGTCATCCTGAAGCCCCCGTCGTTTGACGGCATCCCCGAGTTCAACGCCTCCCTGCCCCGGCGGCGCGACCCGTCCCTGGAGGAGATCCAGAAGAAGCTGGAGGcggcagaggagaggaggaag TACCAGGAGGCTGAGCTGCTGAAGCATCTGGCGGAGAAGCGGGAGCATGAGCGGGAGGTCATCCAGAAGGCCATCGAGGAGAACAACAACTTCATCAAAATGGCTAAAGAGAAGCTGGCGCAGAAGATGGAGTCCAACAAGGAGAACCGCGAGGCCCATTTAGCGGCCATGCTGGAGCGCTTGCAGGAGAAG CAGGTCTGTTCCCAACCTCAGCACGGAAGGTCCCACCCTCACCACCTCCAGCTCCCTCCAAAACATCCCTTCTGCAAGGAGCTCGCCCAGTGCCCTTCTCCAAACGCCTCAGCTAGCCTTGGGTCAGAGGCAGAGAGCACGAGATAA
- the STMN4 gene encoding stathmin-4 isoform X3 — MTLAAYKEKMKELPLVSLFCSCFLSDHLNKPAYTYEDTVDLTWCVISDMEVIELNKRTSGQSFEVILKPPSFDGIPEFNASLPRRRDPSLEEIQKKLEAAEERRKYQEAELLKHLAEKREHEREVIQKAIEENNNFIKMAKEKLAQKMESNKENREAHLAAMLERLQEKVCSQPQHGRSHPHHLQLPPKHPFCKELAQCPSPNASASLGSEAESTR; from the exons ATGACTCTGGCTG CTTACAAAGAGAAGATGAAGGAGCTGCCTCTCGTCTCCCTCTTTTGCTCCTGTTTCCTCTCGGATCACCTAAACAAGCCGGCGTACACGTATGAAG ACACGGTAGACCTCACCTGGTGCGTCATCTCCGACATGGAAGTCATCGAGCTCAACAAGCGGACCTCGGGGCAATCCTTCGAGGTCATCCTGAAGCCCCCGTCGTTTGACGGCATCCCCGAGTTCAACGCCTCCCTGCCCCGGCGGCGCGACCCGTCCCTGGAGGAGATCCAGAAGAAGCTGGAGGcggcagaggagaggaggaag TACCAGGAGGCTGAGCTGCTGAAGCATCTGGCGGAGAAGCGGGAGCATGAGCGGGAGGTCATCCAGAAGGCCATCGAGGAGAACAACAACTTCATCAAAATGGCTAAAGAGAAGCTGGCGCAGAAGATGGAGTCCAACAAGGAGAACCGCGAGGCCCATTTAGCGGCCATGCTGGAGCGCTTGCAGGAGAAG GTCTGTTCCCAACCTCAGCACGGAAGGTCCCACCCTCACCACCTCCAGCTCCCTCCAAAACATCCCTTCTGCAAGGAGCTCGCCCAGTGCCCTTCTCCAAACGCCTCAGCTAGCCTTGGGTCAGAGGCAGAGAGCACGAGATAA
- the LOC142055589 gene encoding techylectin-5B-like, with protein MGSSPETTLTCLTEVCPGTGSARAGLLSLILVATLSSPSLQRSLPAAYRDKAPQEGTGLIQCGEYSNQVLPNGRCKIVATLPQGDEQRCPDMFRCTDEVSYWLHENEERKQQVLELRELISELQEELRNHRHRIKVLELQHEEAAGRNHSLAQRVQDLEHRYSEASTLQHIQATLLYDMQAQINNISVLTDWAWRNPTCLSPAEMRLQEEMHHPEVKHARNCPIDCASVYYNGLRRSGVYSIMPSVGGMPIEVLCEMDTEGGGWTVIQRRQDGSVDFNRTWNEYKEGFGDLNGEFWLGNENIHKMTSQGDYSLRIDLEDWNNKHKHAFYQVFSIEDEANYYRLHVDGFSGTVEDSFAWYHNKRSFSTPDSGNICAEISHGGWWYHQCFFSNLNGVYYKGGRYSIKNRKILGPDGIVWYSWKDTDYYSLRKVVMMIRPRTFRPHLSP; from the exons ATGGGGTCATCCCCGGAGACCACCCTCACCTGCCTGACGGAGGTCTGCCCCGGCACCGGCTCTGCCAGGGCAGGTTTGCTATCCCTCATCCTTGTGGCCACGCTGAGCAGCCCCTCGCTGCAGAGATCCCTGCCAGCAGCGTACAGAGACAAGGCTCCCCAGGAGGGCACGGGCCTGATCCAGTGCGGGGAATACAGCAACCAGGTGCTGCCCAACGGCCGCTGTAAGATCGTGGCCACGCTGCCGCAGGGGGACGAGCAGCGGTGCCCGGACATGTTTCGTTGCACCGATGAGGTGTCCTACTGGCTCCATGAGAACGAGGAACGCAAGCAGCAGGTCCTGGAGCTGCGGGAGCTGATTTCAGAGCTACAGGAGGAGCTGAGGAACCACCGGCACCGCATCAAAGTCCTTGAGCTCCAG CATGAGGAGGCGGCTGGCCGGAATCACAGCCTGGCCCAACGCGTGCAGGACCTGGAGCATCGGTACAGCGAggccagcaccctgcagcacaTCCAGGCCACGCTGCTCTACGACATGCAGGCGCAGATAAACAACATCTCTGTCCTGACCGACTGGGCCTGGCGAAACCCCACCTGCCTCAGCCCCGCTGAGATGAGGCTTCAGGAGGAGATGCATCATCCAG AGGTGAAGCACGCCAGGAACTGCCCCATCGACTGTGCTTCTGTTTACTACAACGGGCTCCGGCGATCTGGGGTCTACAGCATCATGCCCTCAGTCGGAGGGATGCCTATCGAAGTGCTGTGTGAGATGGACACCGAAG GTGGGGGCTGGACAGTCATCCAGAGGCGCCAGGATGGCTCCGTTGACTTCAACCGGACCTGGAATGAGTACAAGGAGGGCTTTGGGGACCTCAATGGCGAGTTCTGGCTGGGCAACGAGAACATCCACAAGATGACGAGCCAAGGGGACTACTCTCTGCGCATCGACCTGGAGGACTGGAACAACAAGCACAAGCATGCCTTCTACCAGGTCTTCAG CATTGAGGACGAGGCAAACTATTACCGCCTGCACGTGGATGGGTTCAGCGGGACGGTGGAGGATTCCTTTGCCTGGTACCACAACAAGAGGAGCTTCAGCACACCTGACTCAGGGAACATCTGCGCCGAGATTTCCCATGGAGGCTGGTGGTACCACCAGTGCTTTTTCTCCAACCTCAACGGGGTGTACTACAAG GGCGGCCGATACTCCATCAAAAACCGCAAGATCCTGGGGCCGGATGGTATCGTGTGGTACTCATGGAAGGACACAGACTACTACTCCCTGAGGAAGGTGGTCATGATGATTCGACCACGCACTTTCCGGCCCCACCTGTCCCCATGA